The Populus nigra chromosome 14, ddPopNigr1.1, whole genome shotgun sequence genome has a segment encoding these proteins:
- the LOC133673408 gene encoding uncharacterized protein LOC133673408, with amino-acid sequence MDSVFSEEILADKLSKLNGTQQCIETLSHWCIFHRSKAESVVETWDKQFHNSDMLQKVPLLYLANDILQNSKRKGNEFVKEFWKVLPTALKNVVEKGDDRGKKAVSRLVNIWEERKVFGSRARSLKEVILGEDAPPPLELNKKRSRSVKITKRDSRSTRTKLSIGGDAEKIVSAFHLVVSEQPNEETEMSNCKSSVRRVRKMEKDVDVACSGNDKDPKRKTLAKELEDEENLLKQSIEKLRSIEASRVALVSLLKEALHEQESELEGVQTQIQVSQAQVEEASNMRRRLNGEEYVSKASTATTVSVDSNAKAGQTPKRTAADIAAEVAEKLAASSSSQMIMHSVLSSFAAEEAKNAQLTKAYDSLSKPENSLPVSDPNVFMPAQPLAAPTTHSYQSVLLPQPSMQNQTPSAQAQFHMLPNQSSQQYLQPAGGIMTPYAYGNISPLPPGPPPPPPPPPPYMVSPMVSMAQQPSQIPQQQQLPLAQQQATINQQQPMSLNQQPQGPNFRPLRPHGMVYYGHPSHS; translated from the exons ATGGATAGTGTATTTAGTGAAGAGATACTTGCAGATAAGCTTTCTAAGCTCAATGGCACCCAGCAGTGTATTGAAA CTTTGTCCCATTGGTGCATCTTTCACCGAAGCAAAGCAGAATCAGTTGTAGAGACATGGGATAAACAGTTCCACAACTCAGATATGCTCCAGAAAGTTCCTCTACTGTATCTTGCGAATGACATCCTACAGAACAGTAAGCGGAAAGGAAATGAATTTGTTAAGGAGTTTTGGAAAGTTCTTCCTACTGCGCTAAAAAATGTAGTTGAGAAAGGTGATGACCGTGGGAAGAAGGCAGTCTCTAGATTG GTAAATATATGGGAAGAAAGGAAAGTATTTGGGTCACGTGCCCGGAGCCTCAAAGAGGTAATTCTTGGAGAAGATGCACCTCCACCCTTGGAGCTCAACAAAAAACGTTCACGCTCCGTCAAAATTACAAAACGAGATTCACGATCCACTAGAACG AAATTGTCCATCGGAGGTGATGCTGAAAAAATAGTATCGGCATTTCATTTGGTGGTTAGTGAGCAACCCAATGAGGAGACAGAGATGAGTAATTGCAAATCTTCAGTTCGTCGTGTGAGGAAGATGGAGAAAGATGTTGATGTTGCCTGTAGTGGTAATG ATAAAGATCCAAAACGAAAGACTTTGGCCAAGGAACTAGAGGATGAAGAGAATCTTTTGAAACAAAGCATTGAGAAACTTAGATCAATTGAAGCAAGTAGAGTAGCACTTGTGTCTCTGTTAAAAGAAGCTCTACACGAACAG GAATCTGAATTGGAGGGAGTTCAAACTCAGATTCAG GTTTCTCAGGCACAGGTAGAGGAAGCCAGCAACATGCGAAGGCGGCTTAATGGTGAAGAATATGTGTCGAAAGCATCTACTGCAACAACAGTATCAGTTGATTCAAATGCAAAAGCAGGACAAACACCTAAGAGGACAGCTGCTGATATTGCTGCTGAGGTTGCAGAAAAGCTTGCAGCTTCCTCATCTTCTCAAATGATCATGCACTCTGTTCTCTCTTCGTTTGCTGCTGAAGAAGCAAAGAATGCTCAATTAACAAAGGCCTACGATTCATTGTCAAAACCGGAAAACTCGTTGCCTGTTTCAGATCCAAATGTTTTTATGCCAGCCCAACCACTTGCTGCTCCAACAACACACTCGTATCAGTCAGTTTTGCTGCCCCAACCTTCAATGCAGAATCAGACTCCAAGTGCTCAAGCTCAGTTTCACATGCTTCCCAACCAATCCTCTCAGCAATATTTACAGCCAGCAGGAGGGATTATGACCCCATATGCTTATGGTAACATTTCTCCCTTGCCTCCAGgaccacctccaccaccacccccacccccaccctATATGGTAAGTCCAATGGTGTCCATGGCGCAACAACCATCACAAATACCTCAGCAGCAACAGCTACCATTGGCACAACAGCAGGCCACAATAAACCAGCAACAACCAATGTCTTTAAACCAGCAACCCCAGGGTCCTAATTTCAGGCCTCTGCGACCACATGGAATGGTGTACTATGGCCACCCTTCTCATTCTTAG
- the LOC133672686 gene encoding short-chain dehydrogenase RED1-like, with product MAALFTSHCTNNEDTPFTSHSLPINALKIFPFQSKFFNCQDLLPIRKTTQMSSNSMESYGQQVVLITGCTQGGIGHALAREFANNNCLVVATARSLISMRDLDQDKRFYLQKLDVLSDESVQHVVSNVVERYGRVDILVNNAGIQCVGPLAEVPLSAMQNTFNTNVYGTMRLVQAVVPHMASSKKGKIVNVGSVTVMAPVPWAGVYTATKAALHSLTDTLRLELRPLGIGVINVVPGAIKSNIGNSAVASYNQMPKWKLYRPFEEAIRERAHLSQGLKATPTEEFAKKTVAAVLKENPPAWFSIGQFSTVMSIMYHLPLSVKDFILRRKFNC from the exons ATGGCAGCCTTATTCACTTCACATTGTACAAACAACGAAGACACACCTTTTACTTCTCATTCACTTCCTATAAATGCCCTCAAAATCTTTCCTTTTCAATCTAAGTTTTTCAACTGCCAAGACCTGCTACCTATCAGAAAAACCACCCAAATGAGTAGTAATTCAATGGAATCTTATGGCCAGCAAGTGGTTCTAATCACTGGTTGCACTCAAGGAGGTATAGGCCATGCCTTGGCACGTGAATTTGCTAACAACAACTGCCTTGTTGTGGCCACAGCCAGGTCTTTGATTTCCATGAGAGACCTTGATCAAGATAAGAGATTTTATCTCCAAAAATTGGATGTTTTGTCAGATGAAAGTGTGCAGCATGTTGTGTCGAACGTTGTTGAAAGATATGGTAGAGTGGATATCTTGGTGAACAATGCTGGAATTCAATGTGTTGGCCCTCTTGCTGAGGTTCCTTTATCTGCTATGCAAAACACTTTCAATACCAATGTCTATg GGACAATGAGGCTGGTACAAGCTGTTGTTCCTCACATGGCATCTAGCAAGAAGGGAAAAATCGTAAATGTTGGAAGTGTTACTGTTATGGCTCCTGTTCCGTGGGCTGGAGTCTATACTGCAACCAAAGCGGCCCTTCATTCACTAACTGATACCTTGAG gctgGAACTCAGGCCTTTAGGGATTGGTGTGATCAATGTTGTTCCTGGAGCTATTAAATCAAACATAGGAAATTCTGCCGTAGCCAGCTACAACCAGATGCCTAAGTGGAAGTTATACAGGCCATTTGAAGAAGCAATACGGGAGAGAGCGCATCTTTCACAAGGACTTAAGGCCACTCCCACGGAAGAGTTTGCGAAGAAGACGGTTGCCGCCGTGCTAAAGGAAAACCCTCCGGCATGGTTCTCCATTGGCCAATTCTCCACTGTGATGTCAATCATGTACCATTTGCCACTTTCTGTTAAAGATTTTATCCTAAGGCGAAAATTTAATTGCTGA